The genomic segment TGACAAAGCcctaaatgagaaaaataagtgGTTAACAGTATAACCGGCTAACGTTAATCACACACGTTTTCAACAATGACGCTAGCTGCTGTATGTGCTACCGTTCCTCTCGTTCCGTCTTTCGTTGTTTTTCGAAGGCAGTGTCTTCTTCGCGTTGCTTGGGTTTGGCAAATTAAATCCTGCTTCAccgatttttatttttcttataaaAATATGACTGCGTGTGCGCTCTAGCTTTTGGTTtgtttcataataataaaatgtgtgcaGAGACTAGCTCCGGAGCACACCCTGCGCAGACGGATTACGGGAATGTAAGGAAGGTCGGTAGAGGTTGTTTCACGAATGCGGTCGAAAACTGCTGCGCTTTCACCACCGAGATTGACGCCACACATCTCGCGATATTTGCAATTTGAAGGAACGTGTTTAGTTTACGGTCCATGGGCATTTCCATATATCTCTAATTCAGATAAACCTTAACACTATAATGTATTCCAATGtgaagtatttattgccaaattcagtgattattttttgttactttaagataaaaaaatctAACAAATGTATTTGTACTGTTTTGAAATCCATAGTTTTCTTTATTATAATCGAGGGTTACATATTTATTGAATGCAGTCACTGTCCACTATGGATAAggcattttcaaaatgtatcaAATGGCCTATTCCTCCAAAGGTTCAAATAATTGACAAGGTTTACCCAGTGGCAGAATCCCTTTAAAAAGATTAAAGTTTGAGGTAGACTCTTTTGTAGTGAATTGACGAAATATGAGAACAAATTTTTTTCTTGCTCTGTGTCTTGTACATTTTGGGTAGATATTTGAATTTGGTTATCACCTAAAGTAAACAACACCTTTTACATTTCCCatatagttttttattaggaTAGTCTAAACTCATTTTTCTTAATGGCATGGTAAAGGGGATGATCCTAATAATCAAATACCATATTCATTGTATTAAATGCAGACATTCCACTCCCAAGATTTAGCGTTTATGAAtgattttatcttgttttttcatCACTAAAGAGAATGCACCATGGTAAAGCAAGGAGGTTTTATGAGGATATATctaaattcttgtttttattcacattcCCCTTTTTTGAGGTAAGGTATTCATGAGCGGGCTTTTACTGgtatacacactgaaccttttagTCTTATTGCTAGTTTCTTGTACTGTATGTGTCAAGCAGCCCATTGTTATATATGCTCCATTTCATATGCTTGACAACATCTAAATTGCCTTTGTCTGTGTGCTCTCTGCGAGTGGTTTGTGCatgttcaataaaaaaacatccacGGTCCTTGTGTAACAGCTATCGCTGTGGTGTGCtctcttatttttttaagttattaTGTTCTCAATACCTTGTTTATTTGTCACAGTAAAACTGTAACAATTTTATATTGTCTTAATAACcactgaaaatgaaataaacgtTATATCCAAGATGTACAACTTAAATCCACTTGAAAAGATGACATGTGTAAAACAAGacataatcaatcaaattttatttgtataacccatattcacaaatcacaatttgtctcatagggctttgacatggtgtgacatccttaACAGCCCTAACCCttaacaagagtaaggaaaaaccaAATCAGCCATCATGATCAGGATCCACTATCACGATCGGTTGCCACTATAGTCCAGAATCACGATCCACtgccgccatcaggatccaccatcagctgcctcctcgatcgtggtccaccaccactatTCACGATCAGATGCCAGCACGATACAGGGTCCGCCCTTACCATCATGATATCCTATTCACGATCCACCATGTGGCCCCCGGGGAGGAAGTCATAAAAATTAATTAGGGTGATGGAAATGTATGTGGATTTAAAATGAGCTGTAGAATGGTTTTGAAAAATGGAGTAAGACATTATTAAGTTTCCTTGTCACTACTGGTATTCATGAGGCTGCACCTACAACCAAATCAGGTTGCACAGGTAATCCAACtgctccaggatggcacatccatgcgtaCAGTGCCAAGaaggtttgctgtgtctcccagcatagtctcaagagcatggaggagatatCAGGAGACCGGCCGTTACAAAAGGAGAGCTGAACTGGGCCTTTAAAGGGCATCGACCCAGCAGTAGGACCGGTATCCGCTCCTTTGCCCGATGAGGAACAGCAGGACTACTGCCGGAGTCCTACAAAATGACCTCCAGCAAGTTACTGACGTGCATATTTGgaccaaactgtcagaaacagactccatTAGGGTGGCAGGAGGACCAGACGTTCTCTAGTGGGACCTGTGCTCCCAGCCCAGCACCATGCAGCTTTATTGGCATTCACCAgggaacaccagaattggcatttCTGCTGCTAGCGCCCCATTCTCTTGACAGATAAGAGCAGGCTCACAATGAGCACATGTGACATCCATGAAAGAGTCTGGAAACGCCTTGGTAAATATTATGCTGCCTGTAACATCATCCAGCCTGATCGGTTTGGTTGtttgtcagtgatggtctggggaggcatatccttGGAGGATCGCACAGACTTCCATGTCACAGTCAATGGTACCCTGACTGCTGTGactttgtttttcagtgtaTTTTTGAATCCAGCCCTCAACAGTTCGACGACTTTGGTTTCCATTGACCGTTATGTCATTTTGTTCTCAACAAATTATAGAATGTGCATCATGAAGATTTTCAACTTTAATAATTCGTTCATCAAGATCTGATATGTGAATTAAGTCTTCCattatttttttgagcagtgtataaaCCAATGTGTGGTTGGTTAAGTCAATCAATATTTCCTGGTTTACAGATGTGAGAGGCGCATACTTTCACCTAAGTACCTCACATAGACTACATAATGCAATTAAATGAAAAGTTAAATTTCTTATCCAAGAGGCTGTTGTGAGATAACAGATTCTTATCTCCTGGCAACAAGTTATTTAACTGTCcaacaattaaataaattgtgGCTATAGGATTTAGCGGGGGACTCTGTACTAAAAGGATGTGGGTGGACTGCATGCAGTGACAAAATAGTTTCCCCCTTCACTGTAGGTCGTGCACTTCTTGGCGAACAGCAGGCATGTTGTGATAAGtattaaacaaacacaggtgTTTACAGAGCCTTCATTTATGTGATAGTTCCACCTGTGTTGAGCAACTATTGCCAATCAAATGGCTGCTGAGAAAAAGGTCTGTAACTACAGGGGATCACAGAGCGCGAAGAATATAACCTGAACGGACATATTTTCTATGGATACAGCCCTCTATCTGAGGACTCTTATATGGCCTAGGAAAATACAacatcattcatttattaaatgGTCACTATCATAATTTTCAATTcataatggtaaatggtttgtatttatatagcgctttttctagttttgatgaccactcaaagcgctttacagtgcAATAGTTTACaatttgccattcacacacgcattcatagagtgcatctattagcagcacttttattttctataagGGGCAATTCTGGGTTTGTCATCTTGCccaggacacttcggcatgcagatggggaagactgggattgtattgccgaccttctggttggaggacgtcCGCTCTaaccctcagccacagccgctccCGTGCACGGTGTATCATTTATGCTTTTTTGTGTTTATACAATTGTGTGCAGATCCAACGGGGTGCAGGGGCTCCTGGGAGTCCTGTGTTCACTATACAGGATGTGTTAAGTCATGGTTTGGGATTTACAGATAGCACTGTAAGTAAACATTCCTTTTTAGTGGCCTAAGCCTATCAGTGCTCTCCTCCTAAGTTTTGACCATGTTCATGTCAGTTGGGTGGACAGACAGAAACGTCTTTTACTCCCTTCCCTACTCATTTAAGCAGGTCCAATTAACCAAACTGTCTCATTGTGGAACAAGACAAGACATACAACTCTTAACTAAGCCCTAGGAATAGTTGAAGTTGAATTAGTTAGCCCAAGCCTTTAGGAAGTGAATCATATTTTGCCAGGTCCAGTATATTCAAGGACAAGGCCTGTGCatttttactgccttttttgtttAGATTTCCTTAGTCAAAGAAAATCTTTGATTATTCCTTCAAGATAGTGTGCATTACGAAGGAACTAAAGATTTAATTTATGACAGTGGAGTAGAGTATTTGCACTCTTCCTATGGAAGATGAAAATCAAAGTCAGAGACACGAAGCTAAATAGGCTCACCGTGTCTTCTCACATTTTTGTGACCAAATGTAGTTTGGAGACCCCCTATGCTATGCatctgagaaagaaaacaccccATATTGATCAGGATGGACACATAATTGTGACGCACCCCCCAGTAAACAATCTCTAAATAGAATTACTAGCCTTCTGTAgtatgcctctgccaaccaTTGCTTTTTTCCagtatacatacatttttttctctaatcagttaatctttgagtccaaaaGACAACTGTTCAAAATTTGAAAAGACTCCCTAAAGGCTGACTCAAGATAGCCTGTTCAACAGGCCAACAGCACGTTTTGACTTTAATAATCACTCCACAAAAGTTTGCAATTCATTTATGCAAAATATAGATTTTGGATCATATAAATGATACAATCAAAAATCTATCCACTTAGAGCAAccaaaatgtatcaaaacagacaaatcaacagaattttgtttgtttatttcatttacatgAACTTACACATTTCTCCCAATAAAAGTTCTCTATGGTAATCCCAAAGACAGAAACCCTTTATGCATCTCCAGAAACTACGTATCAACATGCAGTTTAGGCAAGTACTGAAAGAAAAACTTGAAAAGGCAGAAACAAGATAAACATGTGGGATTTTCTTACTGCCATATTATACAAAACAGCAACAAGCTTGTGTGCTCTTTAGTTCAACATTTTCTATACCtcaaaagtgaaaacagaaatacaaaagcagttcacccaaaaacagaacaaaataataaagagtATAAAGTTAAGCAACTGAAAGTAAAAGGAATGTAACCTGTGTTCCAATAAATCTCTGCCTTCTTTCTACCAATCCCCATCATTTTCTTCACTGCCCTTTACTCGTCATTTATCTTACAAATTACACATTAAGTGACGGCGTCTGCTCAGATGTGGCAAGTCAACATGTGATTTTGTGAACCCACAAGGTCGCCAAAAAAATACCATTATTATGAATACATACAATATAACCTTTTTGACTCTAAAACTTCACCTGCGTCTTTTATGAGTTGAAAACTTACCTACTCCCCCACCACCTCAATAATACAATAGCTATATTGTTAACACACACAAGGGTCAGCAGACAGGCAATCAACCCATACATTTGAGCCCCTGACGTGGACACACCCACCAAACAAATTACACTATACCCTTATTCCCAGTCCCCTTTTCGCACAGTTACTACAAAAAAGGAAATCGTAAACAGATGAGAGATGTGTTGAGACTcctaaacagaaaaaagatggaAAGAGTTGGACAATGATAGTGAGGTGGTCTCAGTGTTGCGGATCATGATACAGATGAGCCAGGATGATAGTAGGCAGACGGGGGTCGCCTATGCCCCCATCTGGCTCAATTTTTGGTTTCTTCTTGATCATCTGCATCCGAGTTCCACAGCTAAGGAAATACAGAAGAACAAAAAGGAGAATGAGAgaaatttcatttaaaaatgatgaatggatgaatgtggCTCAGTGTTACGCTCTTTGGGTGGTCGTTACAAGTAGAAAATTAAACTTCAATTGAAATTTTAAAACTAGACTAACAATGAAAATATGGTTGTAGTTGAAATTAAACTTACTGTCAAGTTGTCTCTCAATAACTGCATGATAAGCGTACTGTCTTTGTACGAATCTTCACTCAGTGTATCAAGCTCTGCAATAGCATCATCAAAAGCCTACAGGAATTCAAACAAATTTGTAAGGTTAGCCGGAAACAGATGGCCTAGAACAGTGGTTGCCAACCCGTCTATCGACTCACTGGCTGCGGTTGCTGCGCAGATCAGATGTGTCAGTTGTTCACAAGCGCTGTGTGTCCGCTACTGTCGGCTGAACTGCAGGTTTATCTACTGCCTTTCCATACATTTCATTGCAAGTCTGATTATTTACTAAATTAAATGTCAGGACTCTACGATATAAAGACGGCATCTTCCGGTCTGTCGATAACAATCAAAGCCCTGTTAAAAGAAATTAAtgaattcagaaagtgaaacactgtagtgcttttactttgaaacgggtTCGGGAAGTGTTGGAAATACATTTGTGACATACAGATAAACATTGtagttcacagcagaataaacagagaaaatcatCTTTCACCTGAGTTGTAATTTTTATCTGTTGAATATACTTCACATACAATTCgttgcaacactttctgtacgcgttccaaaataaaagcactcctgCGTCTCTGTTGACCAAGATGCATggcttcatactgtatagtaccggtatttatttgagtacacaggacttATTTTATACAAGGAAACGTCATGCTTATGTCCATATTCAAGCCAAAGCCTACGTAAAGACATTATCctgcagtagcagctcctctgtagaacatattgttgaactgaagctaaatattgtgcattgaacagAGACTGCAAATATAaattgatattaatgtgaatattatgCATCGAACAGATGCTGTAGAAAttgatattgtgcattgaataaAGTTGCACAACTACTTTTATATGTGTATACTTATGCTTGTACATTCAGTCTTTAACAGAAATGgcaaagaataataaataagacCGAAGTGGGgtttttggaagatatcagggtggtagatcTCGGCTTACGTTTGGAATTAAATAGCGATCTTGGGCTAGAcaaggttggtgaccactggaCTAGAACAAGCTGTGCGGTTATGGAGCAGTTTAATGTGTATGCATCTCAGGTTGGTGTTCACAAAATCAATGCAAGATATCAAAAATGTTAGCATTTAAAATACtcccaaaagaaaagaaagttaaGTGGTTTCATGAACTCACTTGTTTGGCCAGACGGCAGGCATCTTGAGGTGACTGCATGATTTCGTAgtagaaaacagagaaattgAGCGCAAGACCAAGGCGGATTGGGTGGGTGGGCTTTATTTCGGTTTTGCTGATTTCAAAGGCCTTCTCGTAGGCCTCCTTTGAGTTTGTAATGATTTCTGTAGGGAAACAAAGAATATGAGTACTTTGGACTCTAAACATAACAAATGGACTTGTTAAATGCTATAGTTTATAAAAAGAGACCAAGGATAGAAAAGTCTGATACGGAGgtatagttcactgaaaaattaaAGTTCACTCATCTACTACCACTCTGACAATTgagggatgggtgaagtgtttgaatccaCAAAACAATTTTGGGGTAGACGAGAAACAAGGATATTTACACtgagttttaagcctaaatgatATCGTCCTTCAAGGTGCATTCACGGAACCTCAGACACACTACATCTGCTAGTTAAGACACTTccagtggacatttaggcttaaattACCTCGTTTTGAGTCAGGTATGAAGATctgggcttgcggacacttggataaCACCACACAatcagtatggaggcatgttatgttttttctgttgatcAATACGTCTGAAGGACTCACCATTCAATTGTATCGGATTCGGCTGCTACACAGTTTATcgctgagactccagaagtgttttgtgaactcaaatattattttttcattgaaCTATACCATTCATTTATGTTTAATGATGTACACCCAGCTCAAACCAATGCAATCAGAAATAggtaaaataataaactcttCATGAAGGCTGTGttcagttttaataaaacattttcagaggGTTGTTAGTTATACTCAATGGTAATATTGGAGACTATACTTCGTGGTGCTGTATACTTGAACTGAATTCTACTCTGGGTTCTGAAAATCCTATCCCACCAGCTCACTATCTCATATTTTGAGTATTCAATCATTTGTAGTTTAATGGGGGTTTATGTGGAGTTCATTTCTTTGATGGCCCCTAATGGAGTAACTGCTGAATAGAACTGTTTACACAGCTTTTTGGTCCTGACCTCTTAAGTTAATCTGTAGTAGGTTAACCCTAACCTTGGCCTAAGAACTTTTaaattttgtctttttcactcTTCACACACAACCTAGCGATCATATGTATTTAGGTTTTCATGAATTGTGTCTGTTCATGAATCACTTTAACACTGATATCCTGGCTGTGGTCATCTCTAGTTGTGTGTAGCATGAAAAAATTGATTAAGTTACGAATcacgattcttgtgaatgacgatttaaaTCGCCaagctgcctcccaaatcgatttaaaaaatatatttatatatttttacaaatatatttattggttttatacggGGGTTATtgatgttgaccagctcttgtttttgcagaacaatctaaacatacccaagcactagctttgcatagcctacatgcaaacaacaatgaagcatagcctattttttcaaagtttacattttaagtaattcattcaatttaatttaccttttatttattgcttaaaagtagcctaagtggcatacatttcttaatctgtcagtttgtgtgcagttgacaggggctttacaaaaatagggcacatttttatttattttctctatttgctgcccggcagtcatgaagttaatgttaatatttgaaataaaacttgtaaagcgccaagtgaatttgactgtgttgtatttgaaggtatgattcaactttttcccatggtccagtatttaaaaacaaaagaaacatatcgtatcgccaacCAAGTATCGTGATAGAATCGTATCATGAGGTCCATGCAGATTCCCATCCGTAGTGTCCTTAATaatcaaggacaaagtttttgcactactctttcttagtttttgcacttcagttaatgtgtagaagacaatgttgttcacagaattaaatgtgagttgagcagtcttattttcctcattttttgtaatgcctttgaataatatgggggacatgaatcgcagaatcgaatcgcagtACTTGCTGTATCGCAATATGTTAAGAATCGCAACaatattgaatcgtggcccaaatatcgcaatactatcgAATAGTCACATtattgccaattcccacccctagtacATATAAAATGTTggtctttttttaatgtgtctaAATGTGTGCCCAATTGACTCTGGAgctaatcacacaaacacaaaataaacttcAGTACTAAgttgtaaagtgagcgcaggtcagcgtGAGTGTGGAGGGACAACACATTTACAATGATTTTAAGATTAAATAACCCCATAGAAGCCCACACACAGATGGTATAAAAAAATACTTGGAGCTtaccatccctctcttcttttgtAGCCACCTCAGCCAAGTAACGGTAGTAATCTCCTTTCATTTTCAGATAAAAGACCTTGCTTTGTGGTTTTGAGGCATTTTTAATGAGATGATTGTCCAAGAGATTCTGtggcacaaaacaaacaaaacagactgttataaaagaaaaagcacAACTGTcctcatgttaaaaaaaaaaaaaaaattctaaaaacacacaaaaaacaatatgGCTAATTGCATTCCAGTTCTCTGAATGTGGTTTAAGAGATTGAACCTCATGACGCGTTGAGGTCACATTAGGTGCATATAAAGCTGATcatttgtgatcagatcactcaAGATGGATATAAGAGATAAGTGTCAGTTcacttaaaggaatagttcaccaaaaatgataattcaatcattatctactcacctcTACGCCGCTGGAGGCATAGGccaaaaacatggtgtaaatgacaccaAAACTTTTTTGTGCTAAAAATTACTCTTAGCAGATAGAGCCAGTATTCAAATGTAAGCAAGTAATCAAATGTAAGCATTCTCACCAACACGTCCTCGCAGATTTCTTTCAGCTCGCACTCAATCTTTTTCTTGTACCCTTCAACAATGAGCGCCAGCCTTTCGTTTTCTGGGTTTTTATCCTCGATGCTGGACACCACACGCCACGAGGAGCGTCGGGCACCCACCACATTCTTGTAGGCCACTGACAGCAGATTACGGGCATCATCACTCAGCTCTTCTTGACTTTCCACTGCAACCTTCTTCATTATAGCAGCCATATCATCATATCGCTCAGCCTGCTCGGCCAGCTTGGCCTTCGTTGCAAGACAGGTCATGACTGCTCcctggaagaaagaaaaaaaaaagggggaaagatTCACAGATTTCATATTAGTGAGAAGCAAGGGggtaatttttatttttgactgATTTAAATGAATAcccaaaataaatgtgtaaagcAAAGtcaagtaaaaagaaaaagaaaagaaaaaaggaattaCTCTGTTCTGTGGTTAAATGCTtctgccaaccagtgcagtttcagtctacataaatgttttaagcctaaatgtgcGCTGTGTTCCTCCTGCCTGGAGCCGTTTTCACATTTGCCGCCCAAGCTTACGTCTCTATGGTCTTGTCCAAGGGATACGTGACGAAATCAGCGATACGAAAGCACTAACTAGAGCTATGCAGCCATGCTACTGGGACTGGCGATGCTACAGCGCACACCGCGCACAGTCTCGGTCGAGAgcttgtgtgtggtgtgtgcatGCGAATGTTAAGCACCTCCGTAGGAGGATAAgagtggacatttaggctaaaaacattaaggcattttatgtttgttcCCTGCtgttttacaacattttaaGTAGGGCTGCATGATATTGGAAAAACATGCGATAGCA from the Limanda limanda chromosome 11, fLimLim1.1, whole genome shotgun sequence genome contains:
- the LOC133013599 gene encoding 14-3-3 protein zeta-like yields the protein MTCLATKAKLAEQAERYDDMAAIMKKVAVESQEELSDDARNLLSVAYKNVVGARRSSWRVVSSIEDKNPENERLALIVEGYKKKIECELKEICEDVLNLLDNHLIKNASKPQSKVFYLKMKGDYYRYLAEVATKEERDEIITNSKEAYEKAFEISKTEIKPTHPIRLGLALNFSVFYYEIMQSPQDACRLAKQAFDDAIAELDTLSEDSYKDSTLIMQLLRDNLTLWNSDADDQEETKN